The window GAATCAGCTAAATGTCTGTCTAGATGAACCAAGAATTAGAAATCCGTCAGCATAATGCCCTCACGAATGCCCGCTACGAATACACTGAGCTGCAGCTAGACCTATTCTTCTTCATCATCTCTAAGCTGCGGAAAGATGAAAAAGACACTATCTATCAGTTGGATATCAGAGAATTATCTAGTCTGACGGGCAAGCGATATAATGGGGCTTACCTGCATAAAGCTACGGCTGATATGGGGCTCCCGTATGCTGGAGCTGGAAGACGCCAAAGAGTACCGGCAGATATGGATGTTCCAGCAAATCCGCTACATCAAGGGGGAAGGAATCATCGAATTTGACCTAACCAAGTACGTTTTACCCTATTTATTTCAACTCAAGAACAACTTCACTAGCTATGAACTAGCTGCTGCGCTCCGCCTCACTAGCAAGTACGCTAAGCGTATTTATCAAATCTGCAGCCAGTGGAAAGACCTGGGAG of the Hymenobacter sp. J193 genome contains:
- a CDS encoding replication initiation protein; its protein translation is MNQELEIRQHNALTNARYEYTELQLDLFFFIISKLRKDEKDTIYQLDIRELSSLTGKRYNGAYLHKATADMGLPYAGAGRRQRVPADMDVPANPLHQGGRNHRI